One window of the Candidatus Poribacteria bacterium genome contains the following:
- the metK gene encoding methionine adenosyltransferase: MKGKTFLFTSESVTEGHPDKIADQISDAILDAILAKDPLGRVACETLVTTGLVFIAGEITTETYIDMSKVAREVIKDIGYVDASYGFDYNTCAVVTAIDEQSPDIAMGVDRLGAGDQGMMFGYACRETSQLMPMPITLAHGLTRRLAEVRKKGILPFLRPDGKSQVTVLYEDGVPKSVETVVISAQHDPDVSREDLEEGIIEEVIKKVVPEEMIGPHIKYHINPTGRFVIGGPQGDTGLTGRKIIVDTYGGMACHGGGCFSGKDPTKVDRSASYAARHAAKNIVAAGLADRCEIQLSYAIGIAEPISIMVNTFGTGRIPDEKIAMLLEKHFDFTPYGMIERFNLRRPIYRRTAVYGHFGREEEGFTWEKTDYVDLLRSEVE, from the coding sequence TTGAAAGGTAAAACGTTTCTCTTCACCTCGGAGTCCGTGACGGAAGGGCATCCGGATAAGATCGCCGACCAGATCTCCGATGCCATCCTGGATGCCATTCTCGCCAAGGACCCGCTGGGACGGGTGGCCTGCGAGACGCTTGTGACCACGGGATTGGTCTTCATCGCGGGCGAGATCACAACCGAAACCTATATAGATATGTCTAAGGTAGCGCGCGAGGTGATCAAAGACATCGGATATGTGGACGCCTCATACGGCTTCGACTACAATACCTGTGCCGTCGTGACGGCGATCGACGAGCAATCGCCCGATATAGCGATGGGAGTCGATAGGCTCGGCGCAGGAGACCAAGGGATGATGTTCGGTTACGCCTGCAGGGAAACATCACAACTGATGCCGATGCCGATCACACTGGCACATGGGCTAACTAGAAGGTTGGCCGAGGTGAGAAAGAAGGGGATACTGCCGTTTTTGAGGCCAGATGGGAAATCACAGGTTACCGTCCTGTATGAGGATGGCGTTCCCAAAAGCGTCGAGACGGTGGTGATCTCCGCACAGCATGATCCGGATGTCTCACGCGAGGATCTGGAGGAGGGGATAATCGAAGAGGTGATCAAAAAGGTCGTTCCCGAAGAGATGATCGGCCCGCATATCAAATACCATATCAATCCGACGGGACGTTTCGTCATCGGCGGACCTCAGGGGGATACCGGGCTGACGGGAAGGAAGATCATCGTGGACACCTACGGCGGAATGGCTTGTCATGGCGGTGGATGTTTTTCCGGCAAGGATCCGACTAAGGTCGATAGAAGCGCCTCATATGCGGCGAGACACGCCGCCAAAAACATAGTGGCGGCAGGATTGGCGGACAGGTGCGAGATACAGCTCTCCTACGCCATCGGGATCGCTGAACCCATCTCCATCATGGTCAATACCTTCGGCACAGGTAGGATACCTGACGAGAAGATAGCGATGCTGTTGGAGAAACACTTCGACTTTACCCCCTATGGCATGATAGAGAGGTTCAACCTGCGCAGGCCCATATATCGTAGGACAGCCGTCTACGGGCATTTCGGCAGAGAGGAAGAGGGGTTCACCTGGGAGAAAACCGATTACGTCGATCTGTTGAGATCTGAGGTGGAATGA
- a CDS encoding adenosylhomocysteinase: protein MRYDVKDIKLASEGLLRIEWSERFMPVLRLIRERFEREKPLKGVKIGACLHVTTETANLMRTLKAGGAEIALCASNPLSTQDDVAAALVENYGVSVFAIKGEDRDTYYKHINSVLDTEPMITMDDGADLVSTLHSGRRSLLENVIGGTEETTTGVIRLRSMAKQGVLEYPIIAVNDANTKHLFDNRYGTGQSTIDGIIRATNVLLAGTNFVVCGYGWCARGVAMRAKGMGANVIVTEVNPLRALEAVMDGFRVMPIAEAAEIGDIFVTLTGDINVLREEHFRRMKDGAILCNSGHFNVEIDIEALERISVKKRRIREYVDEYTLEDGKRLHLLGEGRLINLAAAEGHPASVMDMSFANQALSVEYIAANAGKLENKVYPVPEELDMMVASLKLEALGVKIDKLTDEQRKYLESWEMGT from the coding sequence ATGAGATACGACGTCAAGGACATCAAGCTTGCCTCTGAGGGATTGCTCCGTATAGAATGGTCTGAGCGGTTTATGCCCGTCTTGAGGCTCATAAGGGAGAGATTCGAGAGGGAGAAGCCCCTTAAAGGGGTGAAGATCGGGGCGTGTCTTCACGTCACAACCGAAACGGCGAACCTGATGAGGACGCTTAAGGCCGGCGGAGCGGAGATTGCCCTTTGTGCGTCAAATCCGCTTAGCACGCAAGATGACGTCGCAGCCGCACTGGTGGAGAATTACGGGGTTTCAGTCTTCGCCATCAAGGGCGAGGACAGAGATACGTATTATAAACATATAAACAGCGTCCTCGATACGGAACCCATGATCACGATGGATGATGGTGCCGATCTGGTCTCCACGCTCCACTCGGGAAGGCGATCTCTTCTTGAAAACGTCATAGGTGGCACGGAGGAGACGACGACCGGGGTGATAAGGCTCCGAAGCATGGCAAAGCAAGGAGTGCTGGAATACCCGATCATCGCCGTCAACGACGCCAACACGAAACATCTCTTCGACAATCGATACGGAACCGGACAGAGCACCATCGACGGCATCATCCGCGCCACAAACGTATTGCTTGCGGGGACAAACTTCGTCGTCTGCGGATACGGATGGTGCGCGCGAGGAGTGGCGATGCGCGCCAAGGGTATGGGAGCCAACGTGATCGTAACCGAGGTCAACCCGCTTAGGGCTCTGGAAGCCGTTATGGACGGCTTCAGGGTCATGCCGATAGCTGAGGCCGCTGAGATCGGAGACATATTCGTCACCCTCACCGGCGATATCAACGTCCTTAGGGAGGAACACTTCCGTAGGATGAAGGACGGCGCCATCCTCTGTAACTCAGGCCATTTCAACGTGGAGATAGATATCGAAGCGCTTGAGAGGATAAGCGTCAAAAAGCGTAGGATAAGAGAGTATGTGGATGAATACACGCTTGAGGATGGAAAACGGTTGCATCTGCTCGGCGAAGGCAGGCTGATAAATCTGGCGGCAGCGGAGGGCCATCCGGCCAGCGTCATGGATATGAGCTTTGCCAACCAGGCGCTTTCGGTCGAATATATAGCGGCGAACGCCGGTAAGCTCGAAAATAAGGTCTACCCGGTTCCGGAGGAGCTCGATATGATGGTGGCCTCCCTTAAGCTGGAGGCGCTTGGGGTGAAGATAGATAAACTGACAGATGAACAGAGAAAATATCTGGAAAGCTGGGAGATGGGGACCTGA